In the genome of Vanacampus margaritifer isolate UIUO_Vmar chromosome 1, RoL_Vmar_1.0, whole genome shotgun sequence, one region contains:
- the dlst gene encoding dihydrolipoyllysine-residue succinyltransferase component of 2-oxoglutarate dehydrogenase complex, mitochondrial → MLSRSRCLSRNIGRSLSAIRQGNNVLTRRGAAAISTSYPFTAKNTVKSDPRSNVFQIQYFRTSVAYREEVITIKTPAFAESVSEGDVRWEKAVGDTVSEDEVVCEIETDKTSVQVPSPSSGVILELLVPDGGKVEGGTPLFKLQKGPGAPKAEAPKAEAPAAAAPSPPSDPAPPPSAVGPIPTTMPPVPPVPAHAMDAKPVSAIKPTVTAAPVDGGAKAARTESRVKINRMRLRIAQRLKEAQNTCAMLTTFNEIDMSNISEMRKTYKDAFLKKHNIKLGFMSAFVKASAYALTDQPAVNAVIDDTTKEIVYRDYVDISVAVATPKGLVVPVIRNVEGMNFTDIEKTINMLGEKARNNELAVEDMDGGTFTISNGGVFGSLFGTPIINPPQSAILGMHGIFDRPVAVAGKVEIRPMMYVALTYDHRLVDGREAVTFLRKIKSVVEDPRVLLLDM, encoded by the exons ATGTTGTCCCGTTCCCGGTGTCTCTCCAGGAATATTGGTCGCTCCCTGTCTGCGATCCGCCAG GGAAATAATGTGCTGACTCGCAGAGGTGCTGCAG CTATATCAACTAGCTACCCGTTCACTGCCAAGAACACTGT AAAATCTGATCCACGCTCCAATGTCTTCCAAATCCAATACTTCAGGACCTCTGTTGCTTACA GAGAGGAAGTCATCACCATTAAGACCCCCGCCTTTGCGGAGTCTGTTTCAGAGGGGGACGTGAGGTGGGAAAAAG CTGTGGGGGACACCGTTTCAGAGGATGAGGTGGTGTGTGAAATTGAGACTGATAAG ACATCCGTGCAGGTTCCTTCTCCTTCTTCCGGGGTGATCTTGGAGCTTTTGGTTCCTGATGGGGGCAAAGTCGAGGGAGGAACGCCTCTGTTCAAGCTTCAAAAAGGCC CTGGAGCTCCAAAAGCCGAAGCCCCAAAAGCCGAGGCCCCGGCTGCAGCGGCCCCTTCACCGCCATCTGATCCTGCACCTCCCCCCTCAGCTGTTGGCCCCATCCCCACCACGATGCCCCCCGTGCCACCTGTGCCAGCACACGCTATGGACGCCAAACCAG TGTCGGCCATCAAGCCCACCGTAACGGCAGCCCCCGTGGATGGAGGAGCGAAAGCAGCCCGCACAGAAAGCAGG GTTAAGATAAATCGCATGAGACTGCGAATTGCCCAAAGGCTGAAGGAAGCCCAAAACACCTGCGCAATGTTGACTACCTTTAATGAGATTGACATGAG CAACATCTCTGAGATGAGAAAGACGTACAAAGACGCCTTCCTGAAGAAGCACAACATCAAGCTGGGCTTCATGTCCGCGTTTGTGAAGGCGTCCGCCTACGCGCTGACTGACCAACCCGCTGTCAATGCAG TCATTGATGACACAACCAAAGAGATCGTGTACAGGGATTACGTAGACATCAGCGTGGCTGTGGCCACCCCAAAG GGTCTGGTTGTCCCCGTAATCAGGAATGTTGAGGGAATGAATTTCACCGACATTGAGAAAACCATCAATATGTTGGGCGAAAAG GCCCGCAATAACGAGCTGGCCGTGGAAGACATGGACGGAGGAACCTTCACCATCAGCAACGGCGGCGTGTTCGGCTCTTTGTTCGGCACGCCCATCATCAACCCGCCTCAGTCTGCCATCTTGGGCATGCATGGCATATTTGACAGGCCTGTGGCAGTGGCTGGCAAg GTGGAGATCCGTCCCATGATGTACGTGGCCCTGACGTACGATCATCGCCTCGTCGACGGAAGAGAGGCCGTCACCTTCCTGCGCAAGATCAAGTCTGTGGTGGAGGACCCCAGGGTGCTGCTCCTCGACatgtga